Proteins encoded within one genomic window of Balaenoptera ricei isolate mBalRic1 chromosome 10, mBalRic1.hap2, whole genome shotgun sequence:
- the ATG101 gene encoding autophagy-related protein 101, which yields MNCRSEVLEVSVEGRQVEEAMLAVLHTVLLHRSTGKFHYKKEGTYSIGTVGTQDVDCDFIDFTYVRVSSEELDRALRKVVGEFRDALRNSGGDGLGQMSLEFYQKKKSRWPFSDECIPWEVWTVKVHVVALATEQERQICREKVGEKLCEKIINIVEVMNRHEYLPKMPTQSEVDNVFDTGLRDVQPYLYKISFQITDALGSSVTTTMRRLIKDTLAL from the exons ATGAACTGTCGCTCGGAGGTGCTGGAGGTGTCGGTGGAGGGGCGGCAGGTGGAGGAGGCCATGCTGGCGGTGCTGCACACGGTGCTCCTGCACCGCAGCACCGGCAAGTTCCACTACAAGAAGGAGGGCACCTACTCCATCGGCACCGTGGGCACCCAGGACGTTGACTGCGACTTCATCGACTTCACCTACGTGCGCGTCTCCTCTGAGGAGCTGGACCGCGCCCTGCGCAAGGTCGTCGGCGAGTTCAGG GATGCTCTGCGAAACTCCGGGGGCGATGGGCTGGGGCAGATGTCCTTGGAGTTCTATCAGAAGAAGAAGTCTCGCTGGCCTTTCTCAGACGAGTGCATCCCCTGGGAAGTGTGGACGGTCAAGGTGCACGTGGTGGCCCTGGCCACGGAGCAGGAGCGGCAGATCTGCCGGGAGAAGGTGGGTGAGAAGCTCTGCGAGAAGATCATCAACATTGTGGAGGTGATGAACCGGCACGAGTACCTGCCCAAGATGCCCACGCAGTCGGAGGTGGACAACGTGTTTGACACAGGCTTGCGGGACGTGCAGCCCTATCTCTACAAGATCTCCTTCCAGATCACCGACGCCCTGGGCTCCTCCGTCACCACCACCATGCGCAGGCTCATCAAAGACACCCTGGCCCTCTAG
- the SMIM41 gene encoding small integral membrane protein 41 codes for MNGSQADVTARAAWLSSCCNQSGVLPEPPEGPRAVQAAVLGVLSLLVLCGLLFLGAGLLLRAQGLTALLARELRASREGEPGGASGGEDDS; via the coding sequence ATGAACGGCTCGCAGGCGGACGTCACAGCCCGGGCCGCCTGGCTGAGCTCCTGTTGCAACCAGTCGGGGGTGCTGCCGGAGCCCCCCGAGGGGCCGCGCGCCGTGCAGGCGGCGGTGCTGGGCGTGCTGTCGCTGCTCGTGCTCTGCGGGCTCCTGTTCCTGGGCGCCGGCCTCCTGCTCCGCGCCCAGGGTCTGACGGCGCTGCTGGCCCGAGAGCTGCGCGCGTCCCGGGAGGGAGAGCCCGGCGGCGCCAGCGGAGGCGAGGATGACTCCTAA